The proteins below come from a single Serratia ficaria genomic window:
- the ycaC gene encoding isochorismate family cysteine hydrolase YcaC, with translation MAANYQRLDKDQAAVLLVDHQAGLLSLVRDIEPDRFKNNVLALGDLAKYFNLPTILTTSFENGPNGPLVPELKARFPDAPFIPRPGQINAWDNDDFVKAVKATGRKQLIIAGVVTEVCVAFPALSALNEGFEVFVVTDASGTFNELTRQSAWSRMEAAGAQLMTWFGVACELHRDWRNDVEGLGALFSNHIPDYRNLMTSYGQLTGGK, from the coding sequence ATGGCTGCAAATTACCAACGCCTCGACAAGGATCAGGCCGCCGTATTGCTGGTGGATCATCAGGCAGGGCTGCTTTCTCTGGTGCGTGATATCGAACCCGATCGTTTTAAAAACAACGTGCTGGCACTGGGTGATTTAGCGAAGTATTTCAACCTGCCGACCATTCTGACCACCAGTTTCGAGAACGGCCCGAACGGCCCGCTGGTGCCGGAGCTGAAGGCTCGGTTCCCCGACGCCCCCTTTATTCCGCGCCCCGGCCAAATCAACGCCTGGGATAACGACGACTTCGTCAAGGCGGTCAAGGCCACCGGCCGCAAACAGCTGATTATCGCCGGCGTCGTTACCGAAGTGTGCGTGGCGTTTCCGGCGCTGTCGGCGCTCAACGAAGGTTTCGAGGTGTTTGTGGTCACCGATGCCTCCGGCACTTTCAATGAGCTGACGCGGCAGTCGGCCTGGAGCCGCATGGAAGCGGCGGGCGCACAGCTGATGACCTGGTTTGGCGTGGCCTGCGAGCTGCACCGCGACTGGCGCAACGATGTGGAAGGCCTGGGGGCGCTGTTCTCCAACCATATCCCGGATTACCGCAATCTGATGACCAGCTACGGCCAACTGACCGGCGGCAAGTAA
- a CDS encoding putative hemolysin, with the protein MKKTLIISLLAGTAALQGCAMKTNDAPPPPQVKSIGMANPADVYCSEIGGKLNARQNAAGQYSTCTLPNGQEIESWELFRRDHPVKK; encoded by the coding sequence ATGAAAAAAACTCTGATCATCTCCCTGCTTGCAGGGACGGCAGCGCTACAGGGGTGCGCCATGAAAACCAACGACGCGCCGCCACCGCCGCAGGTAAAATCGATCGGCATGGCCAACCCGGCTGACGTGTACTGCAGCGAGATCGGCGGCAAGCTGAACGCCAGGCAAAACGCCGCCGGCCAGTATTCCACCTGCACCTTGCCGAACGGGCAGGAAATCGAGAGCTGGGAACTGTTCCGCCGCGATCATCCGGTGAAGAAGTAA
- a CDS encoding pirin family protein: protein MKKILGIYNSPEAHWVGNGFLVNSLFSYNDLGAEMSPFLLLDHAAPTKFRSASGTRGVGQHPHRGFETVTIVYQGEVEHRDSTGSGGVIGPGDVQWMTAASGILHEEFHSRDFSRNGGTMEMVQLWVNLPARDKMAAPGYQTLLNADIPVVPLADGAGQVRVIAGNFDGQAGPARTFSPLNVWDMKLNAGHTTTLRVQEGHTLALVMLHGAILVNGEEVVRETQMVRFDRAGDSVTIEANNDVALLVLSGEPIDEPIVGYGPFVMNSDAEIQQAFRDFNGGKFGSMAVEADAG, encoded by the coding sequence ATGAAAAAGATCCTCGGTATTTACAACAGCCCTGAAGCCCATTGGGTCGGCAACGGTTTCCTGGTGAATTCGCTGTTCTCCTATAACGATTTGGGGGCGGAAATGAGCCCGTTCCTGCTGTTGGATCATGCGGCGCCCACTAAATTCCGCTCCGCCTCCGGCACCCGTGGCGTGGGCCAACACCCGCACCGCGGCTTTGAAACGGTGACCATCGTTTATCAGGGGGAAGTGGAGCATCGCGATTCCACCGGCAGCGGCGGGGTGATTGGCCCCGGCGACGTACAGTGGATGACCGCCGCGTCCGGCATTCTGCACGAAGAATTCCATTCCCGGGACTTCTCGCGCAACGGCGGCACCATGGAAATGGTGCAGCTGTGGGTCAATCTGCCGGCCAGGGACAAAATGGCCGCGCCGGGTTACCAGACGCTGTTGAACGCCGACATCCCGGTGGTTCCGCTGGCGGATGGCGCCGGCCAGGTCAGGGTGATAGCCGGTAACTTCGACGGCCAGGCCGGCCCGGCGCGCACCTTCAGCCCGCTTAACGTCTGGGATATGAAGCTGAACGCCGGCCATACCACCACCCTGCGGGTGCAGGAAGGCCATACGCTGGCGTTGGTGATGTTGCACGGCGCCATCCTGGTCAACGGCGAGGAAGTGGTGCGTGAAACCCAAATGGTGCGGTTCGACCGTGCGGGGGATTCGGTCACTATCGAAGCCAACAACGACGTCGCGCTGCTGGTGTTGAGCGGTGAACCGATCGACGAGCCTATCGTCGGCTACGGGCCGTTCGTGATGAACAGCGACGCGGAAATCCAGCAGGCGTTCCGCGACTTCAACGGCGGCAAGTTCGGCAGCATGGCGGTTGAAGCCGACGCCGGCTAA
- a CDS encoding LysR family transcriptional regulator, with the protein MFTDLNDLFFFASVVDHQGFAPAGRALGIPKSKLSRRVALLEERLGVRLIQRSTRRFSVTEVGQNYYAHCKAMLIEAEAAQQAIEQTRAEPCGTVRMSCPVAILHTRVGSMVAAFMADYPKVTVHLEATNRRVDVVGEGLDLAIRVRPPPLEDSDLVLKILAQRSWCIAASPALVRTLGPVQQPDDLRRYPTLDLGPARAQHLWRLTGPQGEKMEWEHAPRLVTDDMLMLRTAAIAGAGIVQLPSMMMRDDMLRGELVQLLPGWQPQGGVVHVVYPSRRGLLPAVRLLLDYLGQRFADIEEE; encoded by the coding sequence ATGTTCACCGATCTGAATGACCTGTTTTTCTTCGCCAGCGTGGTCGATCACCAGGGGTTCGCCCCCGCCGGGCGCGCCCTGGGCATTCCCAAATCCAAACTCAGCCGCCGCGTGGCGCTGCTGGAGGAACGGCTGGGGGTGCGGTTGATCCAGCGTTCGACGCGCCGCTTCTCCGTGACCGAGGTCGGGCAGAACTATTACGCGCACTGCAAGGCGATGCTGATCGAGGCGGAAGCCGCCCAGCAGGCGATTGAGCAAACCCGCGCGGAGCCCTGCGGCACCGTGCGCATGTCTTGCCCGGTGGCGATCCTGCATACCCGCGTCGGCAGCATGGTGGCGGCTTTTATGGCGGATTACCCCAAGGTCACGGTGCATCTCGAGGCCACCAACCGGCGGGTAGACGTGGTGGGCGAAGGGTTGGATCTGGCGATCCGCGTGCGGCCGCCCCCGCTGGAAGACAGCGATCTGGTGCTGAAAATACTGGCGCAGCGCAGCTGGTGCATAGCCGCCAGCCCGGCGCTGGTGCGCACTCTCGGCCCGGTGCAGCAACCGGACGATCTGCGCAGGTACCCGACGCTCGATCTCGGCCCGGCGCGCGCGCAACACCTGTGGCGCCTGACCGGGCCGCAGGGAGAAAAAATGGAATGGGAACATGCGCCGCGGCTGGTGACCGACGACATGCTGATGCTGCGCACCGCCGCCATCGCCGGCGCCGGGATCGTGCAGCTGCCGTCGATGATGATGCGCGACGACATGCTGCGCGGCGAGCTGGTGCAGCTATTACCCGGCTGGCAGCCGCAGGGCGGCGTGGTGCACGTGGTCTATCCGTCGCGCCGCGGCCTGCTGCCGGCGGTGCGGCTGCTGCTCGACTATCTGGGGCAACGCTTCGCCGACATCGAAGAAGAGTAA
- the pagP gene encoding lipid IV(A) palmitoyltransferase PagP produces the protein MMFFKRTILACSLALIFPTLPSYAEVGAENSNAAQAEKPGLWQRFTDNVAETWNNSPNHDLYIPAITWHNRWTYDDEHIDKYNERPWGAGYGISRYDSDGDWHGIYLMAFKDSFNKWEPIGGYAYEKIWRPLDDKDFRLGLGFTASVTARDNWNYIPIPAPLPLASIGYRRLTFQATYIPGTYNNGNVFFAWLRWQF, from the coding sequence ATGATGTTTTTCAAACGGACTATTTTGGCATGTTCTCTGGCGTTGATATTTCCTACACTGCCTTCTTACGCTGAGGTTGGTGCAGAAAATAGCAACGCCGCGCAGGCTGAAAAACCGGGTCTTTGGCAGCGTTTCACCGACAACGTGGCGGAGACCTGGAACAACTCGCCCAATCACGACCTCTATATACCGGCCATCACCTGGCACAACCGCTGGACTTACGACGACGAGCACATCGATAAGTACAACGAACGCCCCTGGGGCGCCGGTTACGGCATTTCCCGCTACGACAGCGACGGCGACTGGCACGGCATCTATCTGATGGCGTTCAAGGATTCGTTCAACAAGTGGGAGCCGATCGGCGGCTATGCCTACGAGAAGATCTGGCGTCCGCTGGACGACAAGGATTTCCGCCTGGGGCTGGGGTTCACCGCCAGCGTCACCGCGCGCGACAACTGGAACTATATTCCTATTCCGGCGCCGCTGCCGTTGGCCTCCATCGGCTACCGGCGGCTGACCTTCCAGGCCACTTACATTCCCGGCACCTATAACAACGGCAACGTATTCTTCGCCTGGCTGCGCTGGCAGTTTTAA
- a CDS encoding DUF2501 domain-containing protein, producing the protein MNTKHRLLLALTLTATLASGASQAAGLMDSLSSAAGELSKSSGSGDGATSLSSLTGLLNGGDKALSSSSMTNAAGILQYCVKNNVLSANGAEGVKDQLLSKLGISGTENAKSQDYQQGLGGLLQTGEGKSLDLNNLGTSQITEKVKQKACDLVLKQGQSFIS; encoded by the coding sequence ATGAACACCAAACATCGTTTACTGCTGGCGCTGACCTTGACCGCAACCCTGGCCAGCGGCGCATCCCAGGCCGCCGGGCTGATGGATTCTCTGAGCAGCGCAGCCGGTGAGCTGAGCAAATCATCGGGCAGCGGCGACGGCGCCACTTCACTGTCTTCGCTGACCGGCCTGCTGAACGGTGGCGACAAGGCGCTGAGCTCGAGCAGCATGACCAACGCCGCCGGCATCCTGCAGTACTGCGTCAAAAACAACGTGCTGTCGGCTAACGGCGCCGAAGGGGTGAAAGACCAACTGCTCAGCAAGCTGGGCATCAGCGGCACTGAAAACGCCAAGAGCCAGGACTACCAGCAGGGGCTGGGCGGCCTGTTGCAGACCGGCGAAGGCAAGAGCCTGGATCTGAATAACCTGGGCACCTCGCAAATCACCGAGAAGGTGAAGCAAAAAGCCTGCGATCTGGTGCTGAAGCAAGGCCAGTCCTTTATTTCCTGA
- a CDS encoding thiol-disulfide oxidoreductase DCC family protein: MNSPPLTRYLRPDDRLLLFDGECNLCHGLVRFLVRADAHRRILLATVQSAEGQAILRRCGLPTERFDSILYVDQRGHWLRSAAFFRALSQLGWPWRLLASARFLPTRLADGVYNAVARNRYRLFGRNDGTALPGADQPGRYLGRRGDPPG, from the coding sequence ATGAATTCCCCACCGCTCACCCGTTATCTCCGGCCCGACGATCGGCTGCTGCTGTTCGACGGCGAATGCAATCTTTGCCACGGGCTGGTGAGATTTTTAGTCCGCGCCGATGCTCACCGGCGCATCCTGCTGGCTACGGTGCAGTCTGCCGAGGGCCAGGCTATCCTGCGGCGGTGCGGGCTGCCGACCGAGCGGTTCGATTCCATCCTGTATGTTGATCAACGCGGGCACTGGCTGCGATCGGCGGCGTTTTTTCGGGCGCTGAGCCAGCTTGGCTGGCCCTGGCGGCTGTTGGCGTCGGCGCGTTTTCTGCCGACGCGTTTGGCCGATGGCGTCTATAACGCCGTCGCGCGTAATCGCTACCGGCTGTTTGGCCGCAATGACGGCACGGCCTTGCCCGGCGCTGACCAGCCGGGGCGTTATCTCGGGCGGCGCGGCGATCCGCCGGGGTGA
- a CDS encoding type I restriction endonuclease — MNAFRDKLKAHVHHVASVGQHCNTEETTKQALILPLLETLGFHPYDPTKVKAEYGADFPGVKVGERVDYALFCHAVPVMFIEAKSFSQNLTNHSPQLSRYFNATPEVTVSAITNGKEWRFFTDLKDKNIMDDAPFLKIDFSDLNDSDIEQLYRFRHDQFQPEALRTLAEESIYLTSFTKTISASLRDVDLDFVRYVANRSNVQRQLNQRFLETITPLVRLAVEKAVSAMVVSGLSVTTENAAGLASESGDVNQPDPLAPIIDPENSKIVTTYAERALFDNVAMILGGEADLSAKDTESYYSILFQGKTTRWILRYFDNKQRPTILLPLEINDARHAEITRAGLELAAGGHIIIDRPENILRLTGLIIDSYHYCTDDENFRQKKKDKPGS, encoded by the coding sequence ATGAATGCATTCAGAGATAAACTTAAGGCTCATGTTCATCATGTGGCCTCGGTAGGGCAGCATTGCAATACGGAAGAAACGACCAAGCAGGCGCTAATTTTACCGTTATTAGAAACACTGGGTTTTCACCCCTATGATCCCACGAAGGTCAAAGCTGAGTATGGCGCTGATTTCCCTGGGGTAAAGGTTGGTGAACGAGTGGATTACGCTCTTTTTTGCCATGCGGTCCCGGTCATGTTTATCGAAGCCAAGTCCTTCAGCCAAAATTTAACAAACCACAGCCCTCAACTTTCTCGTTATTTTAACGCCACCCCAGAAGTGACGGTTTCCGCGATAACGAATGGCAAAGAGTGGAGATTCTTCACCGATCTGAAAGATAAAAACATCATGGATGATGCGCCATTTTTGAAGATAGATTTTAGTGATTTAAATGATTCTGATATTGAACAACTTTATAGATTCAGACATGACCAGTTCCAACCGGAAGCGTTGAGAACTTTGGCGGAAGAAAGTATCTATCTGACATCGTTTACAAAAACAATTAGCGCCAGCTTAAGAGATGTTGACCTGGATTTTGTCAGGTATGTAGCGAATCGTTCCAATGTACAGCGCCAACTGAACCAGCGTTTTCTTGAAACAATCACTCCGTTGGTGCGTCTTGCAGTCGAAAAAGCCGTTAGTGCGATGGTCGTTTCCGGGCTGTCAGTGACTACGGAAAACGCAGCGGGATTGGCTTCGGAAAGTGGCGATGTGAACCAACCTGATCCCTTAGCCCCCATTATTGATCCAGAAAACAGCAAAATAGTGACGACCTACGCTGAAAGGGCGCTATTCGATAATGTAGCGATGATCCTGGGTGGCGAAGCCGATCTCAGCGCCAAAGATACCGAGAGCTATTACAGTATTCTGTTTCAAGGCAAAACGACGCGATGGATCTTGCGTTACTTCGACAATAAGCAACGGCCCACAATTTTACTTCCGCTGGAGATCAATGATGCCCGGCACGCGGAAATCACCCGGGCAGGTCTGGAGCTTGCCGCTGGGGGGCATATCATCATCGATCGCCCAGAAAATATCTTGCGATTGACTGGGTTGATCATTGATTCTTATCATTACTGTACTGATGACGAAAACTTCAGGCAGAAGAAAAAAGACAAGCCAGGTAGTTAG